The Meriones unguiculatus strain TT.TT164.6M chromosome 1, Bangor_MerUng_6.1, whole genome shotgun sequence genome has a segment encoding these proteins:
- the Rps6kb2 gene encoding ribosomal protein S6 kinase beta-2 isoform X2 has product MAAVFDLDLETEEGSEGEGEPEFSPADVCPLGELRAAGLETVGRYEEVELTESSVNPGPERIGPHCFELLSVLGKGGYGKVFQVRKVQGTNLGKIYAMKVLRKAKIVRNAKDTAHTRAERNILESVKHPFIVELAYAFQTGGKLYLILECLSGGELFTHLEREGIFLEDTACFYLAEITLALGHLHSQGIIYRDLKPENIMLNSQGHIKLTDFGLCKESIHEGAITHTFCGTIEYMAPEILVRSGHNRAVDWWSLGALMYDMLTGSPPFTAENRKKTMDKIMKGKLVLPPYLTPDARDLAKKFLKRNPSQRIGGGPGDAAEVQRHPFFRLINWDDLLARRVDPPFRPSLSEEDVSQFDTRFTRQTPVDSPDDTALSESANQAFLGFTYVAPSVLDSIKEGFSFQPKLRSPRRLNSSPRTPISPLKFSPFEGFRPSPGAPEPMEPSLPPLLPPPSPPPPTSTAPLPIRPPSGNKKSKKGRGRPGR; this is encoded by the exons ATGGCGGCCGTGTTTGATTTAGATTTGGAGACCGAGGAAGGCAGCGAAGGCGAGGGCGAACCGGAGTTCAGCCCCGCG GACGTGTGTCCCCTTGGCGAGTTGAGGGCTGCTGGCCTGGA GACGGTGGGACGCTATGAGGAGGTGGAGCTGACAGAGAGCAGCGTGAACCCGGGCCCTGAGCGCATCGGGCCCCACTGCTTTGAACTGCTGAGTGTGCTGGGCAAGGGAGGCTATGGCAAG GTGTTCCAGGTGAGGAAAGTGCAAGGCACCAACTTGGGCAAAATATATGCCATGAAAGTCTTGAGAAAG GCCAAGATTGTACGAaatgccaaggacacagcacatACTCGAGCTGAGCGGAACATTCTAGAATCTGTGAAGCATCCGTTTATTGTGGAGCTGGCCTATGCTTTCCAGACAGGTGGCAAACTCTACCTCATCCTGGAGTGCCTCAGTG GTGGTGAGCTCTTCACACATCTTGAGCGAGAAGGCATCTTCCTGGAAGACACAGCCTG CTTCTACCTGGCAGAGATCACACTGGCCCTGGGCCATCTCCATTCCCAGGGCATCATCTACCGGGATCTCAAGCCTGAGAACATCATGCTCAACAGCCAGG GCCACATCAAACTGACAGACTTTGGACTCTGCAAAGAGTCCATTCATGAGGGTGCCATCACTCACACCTTCTGTGGCACCATTGAGTATAT GGCCCCAGAGATTCTGGTGCGCAGCGGCCACAACCGGGCGGTGGACTGGTGGAGCCTGGGGGCCCTGATGTACGACATGCTCACTGGATCG CCGCCCTTCACCgcagagaacaggaagaaaactATGGATAAAATCATGAAAGGGAAGCTGGTGCTGCCCCCCTACCTCACCCCGGATGCTCGGGACCTTGCCAAAAAG TTTCTGAAGAGGAATCCCAGTCAGCGAATTGGGGGTGGTCCAGGGGATGCTGCTGAGGTGCAG AGGCACCCCTTCTTCCGGCTCATCAATTGGGATGACCTCTTGGCCCGCCGTGTAGACCCTCCCTTCAGGCCTAGTCTG TCAGAAGAGGACGTGAGCCAGTTTGATACCCGCTTCACGCGACAGACACCAGTAGATAGCCCTGATGATACAGCCCTCAGTGAGAGTGCCAACCAAGCCTTCCTG GGCTTCACATATGTGGCACCCTCCGTCCTGGACAGCATCAAGGAGGGCTTCTCCTTCCAGCCCAAGCTGCGTTCCCCCAGGCGCCTTAACAGCAGTCCACGCACCCCCATCAG CCCCCTCAAATTCTCTCCCTTTGAGGGGTTCCGGCCCAGTCCTGGCGCGCCAGagcccatggagccatctctacCTCCACTCCTGCCaccgccatcaccaccaccacccacaagCACTGCCCCACTTCCCATCCGCCCCCCATCAGGGAACAAGAAATCCAAGAAGGGCCGAGGGCGCCCAGGGCGctag
- the Ptprcap gene encoding protein tyrosine phosphatase receptor type C-associated protein isoform X1: MCHPWFWVPSPLSSPNPIIQKLILALPGTLGFGVLLALPGAWASGTGTEDGAGSSTVTITLLLLLLLLLVTGLALAWRRLSRVSGGYYHPVRLGAALWAHTRRLLWASPAGRWLRPRSEMGSPEEPEQQEDEQDAEEDFMMDGGPHPQEEEKQCEGAQAEQAPDVQQDTDSEGGLGLSSHGPVGSGSSAEALLSDLHAFSGSAAWDDSAGRAGGQGLHVTAL, encoded by the exons ATGTGCCACCCGTGGTTTTGggttccctcccccctctccagccccaatcccATCATCCAGAAGCTTATTCTG GCTCTGCCTGGTACCCTCGGATTTGGGGTGCTGCTGGCCCTGCCAGGGGCCTGGGCCTCTGGGACAGGCACAGAGGATGGTGCAGGCTCCAGTACTGTCACCATCaccctgctgctcctgcttctgctgctgcttgtCACTGGTCTAGCCTTGGCTTGGCGTCGCCTCAGCCGAGTCTCGGGGGGCTACTACCACCCGGTTCGCCTGGGTGCTGCGTTGTGGGCCCACACCCGCCGCCTGCTCTGGGCCAGCCCTGCAGGTCGCTGGCTTCGGCCCCGCTCTGAGATGGGATCCCCAGAAGAACCAGAGCAGCAGGAAGATGAACAGGATGCTGAAGAGGATTTCATGATGGATGGTGGCCCTCATCCCCAGGAAGAGGAGAAGCAGTGTGAAGGAGCTCAAGCAGAGCAGGCCCCAGATGTACAACAGGACACAGACAgcgaagggggcctgggcctcagCTCTCACGGTCCTGTGGGCTCAGGCAGCAGCGCAGAGGCCCTTCTGAGTGACCTGCATGCCTTTTCAGGCAGTGCTGCCTGGGATGACAGTGCGGGAAGAGCGGGAGGCCAGGGTCTCCATGTCACTGCACTGTAG
- the Rps6kb2 gene encoding ribosomal protein S6 kinase beta-2 isoform X1 has product MAAVFDLDLETEEGSEGEGEPEFSPADVCPLGELRAAGLETVGRYEEVELTESSVNPGPERIGPHCFELLSVLGKGGYGKVFQVRKVQGTNLGKIYAMKVLRKAKIVRNAKDTAHTRAERNILESVKHPFIVELAYAFQTGGKLYLILECLSGGELFTHLEREGIFLEDTACFYLAEITLALGHLHSQGIIYRDLKPENIMLNSQGHIKLTDFGLCKESIHEGAITHTFCGTIEYMAPEILVRSGHNRAVDWWSLGALMYDMLTGSPPFTAENRKKTMDKIMKGKLVLPPYLTPDARDLAKKFLKRNPSQRIGGGPGDAAEVQRHPFFRLINWDDLLARRVDPPFRPSLQSEEDVSQFDTRFTRQTPVDSPDDTALSESANQAFLGFTYVAPSVLDSIKEGFSFQPKLRSPRRLNSSPRTPISPLKFSPFEGFRPSPGAPEPMEPSLPPLLPPPSPPPPTSTAPLPIRPPSGNKKSKKGRGRPGR; this is encoded by the exons ATGGCGGCCGTGTTTGATTTAGATTTGGAGACCGAGGAAGGCAGCGAAGGCGAGGGCGAACCGGAGTTCAGCCCCGCG GACGTGTGTCCCCTTGGCGAGTTGAGGGCTGCTGGCCTGGA GACGGTGGGACGCTATGAGGAGGTGGAGCTGACAGAGAGCAGCGTGAACCCGGGCCCTGAGCGCATCGGGCCCCACTGCTTTGAACTGCTGAGTGTGCTGGGCAAGGGAGGCTATGGCAAG GTGTTCCAGGTGAGGAAAGTGCAAGGCACCAACTTGGGCAAAATATATGCCATGAAAGTCTTGAGAAAG GCCAAGATTGTACGAaatgccaaggacacagcacatACTCGAGCTGAGCGGAACATTCTAGAATCTGTGAAGCATCCGTTTATTGTGGAGCTGGCCTATGCTTTCCAGACAGGTGGCAAACTCTACCTCATCCTGGAGTGCCTCAGTG GTGGTGAGCTCTTCACACATCTTGAGCGAGAAGGCATCTTCCTGGAAGACACAGCCTG CTTCTACCTGGCAGAGATCACACTGGCCCTGGGCCATCTCCATTCCCAGGGCATCATCTACCGGGATCTCAAGCCTGAGAACATCATGCTCAACAGCCAGG GCCACATCAAACTGACAGACTTTGGACTCTGCAAAGAGTCCATTCATGAGGGTGCCATCACTCACACCTTCTGTGGCACCATTGAGTATAT GGCCCCAGAGATTCTGGTGCGCAGCGGCCACAACCGGGCGGTGGACTGGTGGAGCCTGGGGGCCCTGATGTACGACATGCTCACTGGATCG CCGCCCTTCACCgcagagaacaggaagaaaactATGGATAAAATCATGAAAGGGAAGCTGGTGCTGCCCCCCTACCTCACCCCGGATGCTCGGGACCTTGCCAAAAAG TTTCTGAAGAGGAATCCCAGTCAGCGAATTGGGGGTGGTCCAGGGGATGCTGCTGAGGTGCAG AGGCACCCCTTCTTCCGGCTCATCAATTGGGATGACCTCTTGGCCCGCCGTGTAGACCCTCCCTTCAGGCCTAGTCTG CAGTCAGAAGAGGACGTGAGCCAGTTTGATACCCGCTTCACGCGACAGACACCAGTAGATAGCCCTGATGATACAGCCCTCAGTGAGAGTGCCAACCAAGCCTTCCTG GGCTTCACATATGTGGCACCCTCCGTCCTGGACAGCATCAAGGAGGGCTTCTCCTTCCAGCCCAAGCTGCGTTCCCCCAGGCGCCTTAACAGCAGTCCACGCACCCCCATCAG CCCCCTCAAATTCTCTCCCTTTGAGGGGTTCCGGCCCAGTCCTGGCGCGCCAGagcccatggagccatctctacCTCCACTCCTGCCaccgccatcaccaccaccacccacaagCACTGCCCCACTTCCCATCCGCCCCCCATCAGGGAACAAGAAATCCAAGAAGGGCCGAGGGCGCCCAGGGCGctag
- the Ptprcap gene encoding protein tyrosine phosphatase receptor type C-associated protein isoform X2, giving the protein MALPGTLGFGVLLALPGAWASGTGTEDGAGSSTVTITLLLLLLLLLVTGLALAWRRLSRVSGGYYHPVRLGAALWAHTRRLLWASPAGRWLRPRSEMGSPEEPEQQEDEQDAEEDFMMDGGPHPQEEEKQCEGAQAEQAPDVQQDTDSEGGLGLSSHGPVGSGSSAEALLSDLHAFSGSAAWDDSAGRAGGQGLHVTAL; this is encoded by the exons ATG GCTCTGCCTGGTACCCTCGGATTTGGGGTGCTGCTGGCCCTGCCAGGGGCCTGGGCCTCTGGGACAGGCACAGAGGATGGTGCAGGCTCCAGTACTGTCACCATCaccctgctgctcctgcttctgctgctgcttgtCACTGGTCTAGCCTTGGCTTGGCGTCGCCTCAGCCGAGTCTCGGGGGGCTACTACCACCCGGTTCGCCTGGGTGCTGCGTTGTGGGCCCACACCCGCCGCCTGCTCTGGGCCAGCCCTGCAGGTCGCTGGCTTCGGCCCCGCTCTGAGATGGGATCCCCAGAAGAACCAGAGCAGCAGGAAGATGAACAGGATGCTGAAGAGGATTTCATGATGGATGGTGGCCCTCATCCCCAGGAAGAGGAGAAGCAGTGTGAAGGAGCTCAAGCAGAGCAGGCCCCAGATGTACAACAGGACACAGACAgcgaagggggcctgggcctcagCTCTCACGGTCCTGTGGGCTCAGGCAGCAGCGCAGAGGCCCTTCTGAGTGACCTGCATGCCTTTTCAGGCAGTGCTGCCTGGGATGACAGTGCGGGAAGAGCGGGAGGCCAGGGTCTCCATGTCACTGCACTGTAG